Proteins encoded by one window of bacterium:
- a CDS encoding cohesin domain-containing protein: MNKKICLVLMITLAACCWPGSYLMSASAQTRAVSINLANASGAPGSLITLPVSLQANGNQVGALSVDIGFNSQMLLNPTARLNPAIAEGTSSNKTLISSTPSTGVVRMAVIPNFSGTSGVGSSTGTIPDGQVATITFSLAASAAPGAKLTLTNSPSSSTPAGAALSTTGQGGEITVSAGTPTWQEICDGRDNNGNGQIDEGLTQTCATACGRGHEVCQNGRWVNCNAPLPQTEVCDGKDNDCDNQIDEGVMNTYYPDRDGDGYGQSAGSRQACSPPSGYVANSLDCDDADSTVHPRAPEIPCNGKDDDCQGGDDTVHCESIPAGGCTEDDSGAIDIQGASGRPGEEVTIAVRVKYAPGSISAFGFDVLFDESVLEYSGYARGDLTTSFDLFEVNLIDSGRVRIGGLTDSSLPQGANGSLVLLKFIVISDPEEECYPLELDDLLDDVAHYFSASRGCFCIGLSCTGDQNGDGKITPQDALVVFRCYLGIGECPPCTDVDGNGQTTPSDALCLFKAYLGQPSCLDD, translated from the coding sequence ATGAATAAAAAAATATGTCTTGTTCTGATGATAACGCTGGCAGCCTGCTGCTGGCCGGGGAGTTATCTCATGTCCGCATCGGCGCAGACAAGAGCGGTGAGCATCAATCTGGCCAATGCTTCCGGGGCTCCCGGCTCCCTTATCACGCTACCAGTGTCTTTGCAGGCCAATGGAAATCAGGTGGGCGCTTTGTCCGTTGATATCGGCTTTAATTCGCAGATGCTTCTCAATCCCACGGCCAGGCTCAATCCGGCCATTGCCGAGGGGACTTCGAGTAATAAAACCCTGATCAGCAGCACCCCGTCAACGGGTGTTGTACGGATGGCCGTCATTCCCAACTTTTCCGGCACCAGCGGAGTGGGCTCGTCAACCGGAACAATTCCGGACGGTCAGGTGGCCACCATTACCTTCTCGCTCGCCGCATCCGCTGCACCAGGGGCGAAATTGACGCTGACCAATTCTCCTTCTTCCTCCACACCGGCAGGAGCAGCGTTGTCCACCACCGGCCAGGGCGGTGAGATAACCGTCAGTGCAGGTACGCCGACATGGCAGGAAATTTGCGATGGGAGGGACAATAACGGCAATGGCCAGATCGATGAGGGCCTGACTCAGACCTGTGCCACTGCCTGTGGCAGGGGCCATGAAGTTTGCCAGAATGGACGCTGGGTCAACTGCAATGCACCTTTGCCTCAGACCGAAGTCTGCGACGGGAAGGACAATGATTGTGACAACCAGATAGACGAAGGAGTGATGAATACCTATTACCCGGACCGCGACGGCGATGGGTACGGTCAGTCCGCCGGAAGCAGGCAGGCCTGCTCTCCTCCTTCCGGCTATGTCGCCAACAGTCTCGACTGCGACGATGCGGACAGCACTGTCCATCCACGGGCTCCGGAAATCCCCTGCAATGGCAAGGATGATGATTGCCAGGGAGGGGATGATACAGTCCATTGCGAATCAATACCGGCAGGCGGCTGCACGGAAGACGATTCAGGAGCCATAGATATCCAGGGAGCTTCGGGAAGGCCGGGAGAGGAAGTTACCATTGCAGTCAGAGTCAAGTACGCGCCTGGTTCAATCTCCGCCTTTGGCTTCGATGTCCTCTTCGATGAAAGCGTTCTGGAATACTCAGGCTATGCGAGAGGAGACCTGACAACCTCCTTCGACCTGTTTGAAGTTAATCTGATCGACTCAGGCAGAGTGCGGATAGGCGGCCTGACTGACAGCAGCCTCCCGCAGGGGGCAAACGGGTCTTTGGTCCTGCTGAAATTTATTGTGATCAGCGATCCGGAAGAGGAATGCTATCCCCTGGAACTGGATGACCTGTTAGATGACGTTGCACACTACTTCTCTGCAAGCCGGGGATGCTTCTGCATCGGGTTAAGCTGCACCGGTGATCAGAACGGCGATGGGAAAATCACTCCCCAGGATGCCCTGGTAGTCTTCAGGTGCTACCTTGGAATAGGTGAATGCCCTCCGTGCACTGATGTCGATGGGAACGGGCAGACTACCCCGTCCGATGCGCTGTGCCTGTTCAAGGCATACCTTGGACAGCCTTCCTGCCTGGATGATTAG
- a CDS encoding ATPase domain-containing protein: protein MYAQEAFDKSIKMETRHLDHSLFKIDSWAKILRGSRLFPNNKGYNLLIKGLPGTGKTSLGLSILHKVCEERRAKARLVTFVEPLNQILELIGLFPWNFRKRLDIVETTLSNLDILGFLEDEALGTEIQYLMIDGISILKYQTRGLKPRTKKLIDCLKERKLSTILISEEAVPGEDRFFEYLVDGIINLTVKGADRQRFLEISKMRYSNYAPGKHGFDFRKSLPPHDNKIDIQIYPSIKCYLEDEAVDQDYKSISSSIEGFDRLITGSSKVPFDPGDVVLVMGEPSSGKTLFSLEFINGIQKGENNQEIGVWISLEEDLEGFKKYTKLFSENKKLSFTQLLENDRFKFIYFDPSRFRLDEFSSAIMVVLQNYKVTRLVIDSLSILERKFQTSNEWVEYLSSLLRTIKKRKPVSLLTYGISKYFQTLGNLEISHNPDVDIIIHLRNYDMNNNLVKALEVIKSRGKEYNSLLQSVEITRENGLILKEQGWARVGLLAGKPENISEARLFFKYFYQNYSTQWIDKVIFDSFANRYSKNETFKMVGRTHPSPDHWSFQGYGGPGHSNTKVVCLKKYIMDRLRDTKKVFVDVPKDVLGDNIIARQLRSDSLWKDNIGGKNNSQMIPIYADLGVLCYQPEYSTCLFGVNGYPDTWNDLLDWTDRWRDHGVLKGKIEGSKEPSQGITYLFVMPSLATDLGNFMGFFLEILGAHGGSLFPCKEEENWSYSTHNKKDNNEFFIEHFRQGIENDAFLETLFFLRDLVKKKVCPDPRQGAHYHCAIFSRRWYSKIDQYPEGDEKRPGFEKAIRFSIAPLPKVKKDKGSVSALEIYCAGIIKGALAPETGWMFIKELVSFEADTKRINDRRGIPIDRKLCLSTKEKPEREEDFSKVIRKILGIEGGRPSIIRNTDIPYYYDIENLIAPEIENIFDKDDSALKEIQLKILNKVIGYFAPSSSH from the coding sequence ATGTATGCTCAAGAAGCATTCGATAAGAGTATAAAAATGGAAACAAGACATTTAGATCATTCCCTTTTTAAAATTGATAGCTGGGCTAAAATATTAAGAGGTTCCAGGTTATTTCCCAATAATAAGGGATATAACCTTCTGATCAAGGGACTTCCAGGTACAGGCAAAACATCATTAGGTCTTTCAATCCTTCATAAAGTTTGCGAGGAAAGGAGAGCTAAAGCGAGATTGGTTACCTTTGTAGAGCCTCTTAATCAAATTCTGGAGTTAATCGGGTTATTCCCCTGGAACTTCCGGAAGAGGCTCGACATTGTTGAGACTACCCTCAGCAATCTCGACATCCTGGGCTTCCTGGAAGATGAAGCCCTCGGAACAGAGATACAATATCTCATGATAGATGGAATCAGCATATTGAAGTATCAAACGCGGGGATTAAAACCTCGGACAAAAAAATTGATAGACTGCCTGAAAGAGAGAAAGCTTTCGACAATATTGATTTCAGAAGAAGCGGTACCTGGCGAGGATAGATTTTTTGAATACCTGGTAGATGGAATTATAAACTTGACAGTAAAAGGGGCTGATAGACAGCGGTTCCTTGAAATAAGCAAGATGAGATATAGTAATTATGCTCCAGGGAAACATGGCTTTGACTTTCGAAAAAGTCTGCCGCCTCATGATAATAAGATTGATATCCAGATATACCCCTCAATTAAATGTTACCTTGAAGATGAAGCGGTTGATCAAGATTATAAATCGATATCATCCAGTATCGAGGGTTTTGACCGGTTAATAACAGGATCATCAAAAGTCCCTTTTGATCCGGGAGACGTTGTCCTGGTTATGGGCGAGCCGAGCTCAGGGAAGACCTTGTTCAGCCTGGAATTTATAAATGGTATTCAAAAAGGAGAGAATAACCAGGAAATTGGAGTTTGGATCTCCCTTGAGGAAGACCTGGAGGGGTTTAAAAAGTATACTAAACTCTTTTCTGAAAATAAAAAACTCTCCTTCACCCAATTATTGGAAAATGACAGGTTCAAGTTTATCTATTTTGATCCCTCCCGTTTCCGGCTCGATGAATTCAGTAGTGCTATAATGGTGGTATTACAAAATTATAAGGTTACCCGGCTGGTCATTGATTCCCTTTCTATCCTGGAAAGGAAATTTCAAACCTCAAACGAGTGGGTGGAATATCTTTCAAGCTTACTGAGGACCATAAAAAAACGAAAGCCTGTCTCTCTGTTAACCTATGGGATTTCTAAATATTTTCAAACCTTGGGTAATCTGGAAATTTCTCATAACCCTGATGTGGATATCATTATCCATCTCAGAAACTATGATATGAATAATAACCTTGTCAAGGCCCTGGAAGTCATCAAATCCAGAGGAAAAGAATATAACTCACTCTTGCAAAGTGTTGAGATCACCAGAGAAAACGGGTTGATTTTAAAGGAACAGGGATGGGCAAGAGTCGGTCTTTTAGCTGGAAAACCAGAAAATATCTCTGAAGCCCGCCTATTCTTTAAATATTTCTACCAAAATTATTCTACTCAATGGATTGACAAGGTAATATTTGACAGTTTTGCCAATAGATATTCAAAAAATGAGACCTTCAAGATGGTAGGAAGAACCCATCCCTCACCAGACCATTGGAGTTTCCAGGGGTACGGAGGGCCTGGCCATTCCAATACAAAGGTAGTATGCCTGAAGAAATATATTATGGACAGGTTAAGAGATACAAAGAAGGTCTTTGTGGATGTTCCGAAAGATGTTCTGGGAGACAATATCATTGCCAGGCAACTCAGGAGTGATTCTCTTTGGAAGGATAACATAGGTGGAAAGAACAACAGCCAGATGATCCCTATCTATGCGGACCTTGGAGTGCTCTGCTATCAGCCTGAATACAGTACCTGTTTATTTGGGGTAAATGGATATCCTGATACATGGAATGATTTACTGGATTGGACCGACAGGTGGCGGGATCATGGGGTTCTGAAGGGGAAAATAGAAGGCAGTAAAGAACCAAGTCAAGGTATTACCTATCTTTTCGTAATGCCAAGTCTGGCAACAGATCTGGGCAACTTCATGGGCTTTTTTCTGGAGATCCTTGGTGCTCATGGAGGAAGTCTCTTTCCCTGTAAGGAAGAGGAGAACTGGTCATATAGTACCCATAATAAGAAAGACAACAACGAATTTTTTATCGAACACTTCAGACAGGGCATTGAAAACGATGCATTTCTGGAAACATTATTTTTTTTGCGAGATCTGGTCAAGAAGAAAGTCTGTCCTGACCCAAGACAGGGGGCACATTACCACTGCGCAATCTTTTCCCGGAGATGGTATAGTAAAATCGATCAGTATCCTGAGGGTGATGAAAAACGACCGGGTTTCGAAAAAGCCATACGATTCTCCATTGCTCCGTTACCCAAAGTGAAGAAAGATAAGGGCAGTGTTTCCGCATTAGAAATTTATTGCGCCGGAATTATCAAAGGCGCCCTTGCTCCTGAAACCGGATGGATGTTTATCAAGGAACTGGTCAGTTTTGAAGCGGATACCAAGCGGATTAATGATAGACGTGGCATTCCTATTGATAGAAAGCTGTGCCTTTCGACAAAAGAAAAGCCCGAACGGGAGGAGGATTTCAGTAAGGTAATACGCAAGATATTAGGGATTGAGGGTGGAAGGCCTTCAATAATAAGAAATACCGATATTCCTTACTACTACGATATTGAAAACCTTATCGCTCCGGAAATCGAGAATATCTTTGATAAAGATGATTCCGCATTAAAAGAAATTCAGCTTAAAATACTCAACAAAGTCATAGGGTATTTTGCTCCATCGTCCAGCCATTAG
- a CDS encoding DUF6364 family protein: protein MQKKLTLRLDEPLIQRARFSAEKVGKSVPQLVADYFALLDKDSPVEESQLTPLVRSLQGALKGAQVDEHDYKRHFEDKYR from the coding sequence ATGCAGAAAAAATTAACTCTTCGGCTTGACGAGCCCCTCATCCAACGCGCAAGATTCTCTGCTGAGAAGGTTGGCAAGTCAGTCCCTCAACTGGTCGCCGATTACTTTGCGCTTCTCGATAAAGACTCTCCGGTGGAAGAATCTCAGCTTACTCCTCTCGTCCGCTCACTGCAAGGAGCCTTGAAAGGAGCCCAGGTTGATGAGCATGATTATAAGCGGCACTTTGAGGATAAATACCGGTGA
- a CDS encoding MltA domain-containing protein: MRVLAGRQQYRFLLLILFALLSQAGCALFPKKMLPPEKAKPPVILTGNLPIAELHNRLQLNTAIERQLHVLNTRHLSGKLRQFAGQTVPQDLIVKSLLRFQELVNNYSGEELNRHLLREFDIYQSTGGPNGRVLFTGYYTPCYQASRHREGAFQYPLYSLPANYQILDLSPLRTKWKNTTITVYVDGNGQVRLPPSRREIEEHKVYDGQNLEIAWLSDPLDAFLAQVQGSLIVEYPDGQRQFLNYAGKNGYEYTSLGKELYQDGHLKLEEISIASIRKWFRDHPASLNEYLNRNDSYVYFVPQEDGPYGAGGAVVTEWASIATDKRIFPAGGIALIDTRIPMLDGQGNLTGWRKHTRFVIDQDTGGAIIGPGRVDIYMGAGEQAGCLAGYQKQEGSLYYLLLRAGK; the protein is encoded by the coding sequence GTGAGAGTGCTTGCGGGCAGGCAGCAGTATCGGTTTCTCCTCCTTATCCTTTTTGCTCTGCTTTCTCAGGCTGGCTGTGCTCTCTTTCCTAAAAAGATGCTTCCTCCTGAAAAAGCGAAGCCCCCCGTCATATTGACCGGGAATCTGCCGATTGCCGAGCTCCACAATCGGCTTCAGCTCAATACAGCTATCGAAAGACAACTGCACGTATTGAACACCCGGCATCTTTCCGGAAAGCTGCGCCAATTCGCCGGGCAGACAGTTCCTCAAGACCTTATCGTCAAGTCTCTTCTCAGATTTCAGGAACTGGTGAACAACTATTCGGGTGAAGAGCTCAACCGCCATTTGCTGAGGGAGTTCGATATTTACCAAAGCACCGGCGGCCCAAACGGCAGGGTTTTATTCACCGGCTACTATACGCCGTGCTATCAGGCATCCCGGCACCGCGAGGGTGCATTCCAATATCCATTATACAGCCTCCCGGCCAATTACCAGATTCTCGATCTGTCACCCCTCAGAACCAAATGGAAGAATACCACCATTACCGTCTATGTTGACGGCAATGGGCAGGTCCGCCTGCCCCCTTCACGCCGTGAGATTGAGGAACACAAGGTCTATGACGGGCAAAACCTGGAGATAGCCTGGCTCAGCGATCCCCTCGACGCTTTTCTGGCCCAGGTTCAAGGCTCGCTGATCGTGGAATATCCTGACGGGCAGCGGCAGTTCCTGAATTATGCCGGCAAGAATGGCTATGAGTATACGTCTCTTGGCAAAGAGCTCTATCAGGACGGCCACCTGAAACTGGAAGAAATAAGTATCGCTTCCATCAGGAAATGGTTCAGGGACCACCCGGCCAGCCTGAATGAATATCTGAACCGAAACGATTCCTATGTCTATTTTGTACCGCAGGAGGATGGCCCCTATGGAGCAGGAGGAGCGGTAGTTACCGAATGGGCCAGCATCGCCACCGACAAACGCATCTTTCCTGCCGGAGGAATCGCCCTGATCGACACCCGGATTCCCATGCTGGATGGTCAGGGCAACCTGACCGGATGGAGGAAGCATACCCGCTTCGTGATCGATCAGGACACGGGAGGAGCTATCATCGGCCCCGGCAGGGTCGATATCTACATGGGAGCGGGTGAACAGGCAGGGTGTCTGGCCGGATACCAGAAACAGGAAGGCAGCCTCTACTACCTGCTGCTTCGAGCAGGTAAATGA
- a CDS encoding transposase: protein MNFISQSYNSRPDPDLVQFTIKRFLGRGNARQPVFEDTCDRRVFLALIEEVVNRFHWLCHAYCLMDNHYHLVVETIEGNLSRGMRHLKGVYTEWHLHKN, encoded by the coding sequence ATGAATTTTATCTCTCAATCTTATAATTCAAGACCTGACCCTGACTTAGTTCAATTTACTATCAAGAGATTTCTGGGCAGAGGCAATGCACGGCAGCCGGTCTTCGAGGACACCTGTGACCGGCGGGTATTCCTGGCCCTCATTGAGGAGGTCGTTAATCGATTTCATTGGCTCTGCCATGCATATTGCCTCATGGATAACCACTATCATCTTGTGGTAGAGACAATTGAGGGCAACCTTTCCCGTGGCATGCGCCACCTGAAGGGGGTCTATACCGAATGGCACTTACATAAGAATTAG
- a CDS encoding PKD domain-containing protein, with the protein MKRLVTLFFIGTVVFALALLVLATATSASDDPVQIRFIVGHADGNLGGDSAAFEFFIGSTSCGVYPSTNPFECNTTPLLVTINDPGLLDLLESSTSISMQVDDPWYGLALSYARVEIDRSRSGTQSICLVDFGFQEDGSCADRDFCDGFSWPGTSTYTAEVVPTEDIPTDPVDPVISNQPPVAEIKAIDDARIPLPITVKVTPRVLNLSRSGRWVKAHLCPVPGTSQELNITLDGSGSYDPDGDPITCDWTLIGPEGEIPVQDTMITSVFLPAGTYRVSLVVKDGQEDSVSATTATETFELTNMTLEDLLAGQYTLNGVQDSGVKRGHDDDCVVAFFDYEAIAATVEADESDRSGRRKTPFRPSAPAEARLDQMMVLDGSATGVDYIYVIEGKGKRKALQIGLGSQRGR; encoded by the coding sequence ATGAAAAGGCTGGTAACGCTATTCTTCATAGGCACGGTTGTTTTCGCTCTGGCATTGCTGGTTTTGGCAACTGCGACATCCGCTTCAGATGATCCTGTTCAGATCAGATTTATTGTCGGCCACGCCGATGGCAACCTGGGAGGGGATTCCGCTGCCTTCGAGTTTTTCATCGGCAGCACGTCTTGTGGTGTGTACCCAAGCACCAATCCTTTCGAATGCAACACTACGCCGCTGCTCGTGACTATCAATGATCCTGGACTGCTTGATCTGCTCGAGTCAAGCACATCGATAAGCATGCAGGTGGATGATCCCTGGTATGGACTGGCTCTGAGCTACGCACGGGTGGAGATCGACCGGAGCAGGAGCGGCACTCAATCGATCTGCCTGGTCGATTTTGGCTTCCAGGAGGACGGATCGTGCGCGGACCGGGATTTTTGCGACGGCTTCTCATGGCCGGGGACATCCACCTATACAGCAGAGGTTGTCCCGACAGAGGATATCCCGACTGATCCCGTGGATCCCGTGATCTCAAATCAGCCGCCTGTAGCCGAAATCAAGGCCATCGACGACGCCCGGATTCCCCTGCCGATTACGGTTAAAGTCACACCAAGAGTACTGAATTTGAGCCGTTCCGGAAGGTGGGTGAAAGCCCATCTGTGTCCCGTCCCCGGGACTTCTCAGGAGTTGAATATCACCCTTGACGGATCCGGCTCTTACGATCCCGACGGCGACCCGATCACCTGCGATTGGACCCTGATAGGGCCGGAGGGTGAAATTCCGGTTCAGGACACGATGATAACTTCTGTGTTTCTGCCTGCCGGAACCTATAGGGTGAGCCTGGTGGTTAAAGACGGCCAGGAGGATTCTGTATCTGCAACTACTGCCACCGAAACCTTTGAGTTAACCAATATGACCCTGGAAGACCTCCTTGCGGGACAGTATACTTTAAATGGAGTCCAGGACAGCGGAGTCAAGAGAGGACACGATGACGATTGCGTGGTTGCCTTCTTCGATTATGAGGCAATCGCGGCCACGGTCGAAGCCGACGAATCAGACCGGTCAGGCCGGAGAAAGACGCCTTTCCGCCCGTCCGCCCCAGCCGAAGCCAGGCTGGATCAGATGATGGTCCTGGACGGATCAGCCACGGGTGTGGATTATATTTATGTGATCGAGGGTAAGGGCAAGAGAAAGGCTCTTCAAATTGGCCTGGGGAGCCAACGCGGAAGGTAA
- a CDS encoding MFS transporter — MMGVQRDGLTKALRYRWLIFSTLALSYILVYFHRLCPAVVAGDMMRDLKATGVLLGLLGSAYFYPYALMQLPAGLLADSWGPRKTITTFFSVACAGSIILGWAPSLFWAVVGRTLVGLGVSVLFVPILKILAEWFDRKEFAGMAGILIAMGGVGSITATTPMAYLSRAVGWRTSFIIVGLVTLALSILIWLIVRDRPEDMGWPSLHETSAADEQASISLWERVKSVLNCGPFWPLAIWLFFGCAIFFAFIGLWGGPYLIQVYGLSKTQAGNILMMSAIGMVIGSPTLSFLSNRPVKGRKPLLVIASSMTVLITAVLTFLTDRLPIPGLYVLCFFTGMFVNAIVAVGFTATKELFPVSIAGTSTGLANFFPFLGGALLQPLMGYLLEQAGKPGEMGQNFTVAGFRRAFSAMLVCAVIAFLASLFIRETMAKEGGGGYQIQKRNPPLQK; from the coding sequence ATGATGGGAGTACAGAGAGACGGGCTTACCAAAGCCCTGCGCTATCGCTGGCTGATTTTTTCCACGCTGGCCCTCAGCTATATCCTTGTCTACTTTCACCGGCTGTGCCCGGCGGTGGTGGCCGGGGACATGATGCGAGACCTCAAGGCTACGGGGGTGTTGCTGGGGCTTCTCGGCTCGGCCTACTTTTACCCTTATGCTCTGATGCAGCTCCCCGCCGGGCTGCTGGCCGATTCATGGGGGCCGCGAAAGACCATCACCACCTTTTTCAGTGTTGCCTGTGCAGGCAGCATTATTCTGGGCTGGGCTCCATCGCTTTTCTGGGCCGTTGTCGGAAGGACCCTGGTCGGGCTTGGGGTATCCGTCCTCTTTGTGCCCATCCTGAAGATCCTGGCCGAGTGGTTTGACCGTAAGGAATTTGCCGGTATGGCCGGGATACTGATTGCCATGGGCGGCGTCGGATCGATCACGGCCACAACTCCAATGGCTTACCTGAGCCGGGCGGTAGGCTGGCGTACCTCATTCATTATTGTGGGTCTGGTCACCCTGGCCTTGAGCATTCTCATCTGGCTCATTGTCAGGGACCGGCCCGAAGATATGGGCTGGCCGTCACTGCACGAGACCTCTGCCGCCGATGAGCAGGCATCGATCAGTCTGTGGGAGAGAGTGAAGAGCGTTCTGAACTGCGGTCCTTTCTGGCCGCTGGCCATCTGGCTCTTTTTCGGCTGCGCCATATTCTTTGCCTTCATCGGCCTGTGGGGAGGGCCCTATCTCATACAGGTTTACGGCCTGTCTAAGACGCAGGCGGGCAATATTCTGATGATGTCGGCTATCGGCATGGTGATCGGAAGCCCCACCTTGAGCTTTCTCTCAAACCGGCCGGTCAAGGGACGAAAGCCCCTCCTGGTGATCGCAAGTTCGATGACCGTTCTCATCACCGCTGTTTTGACTTTTCTCACCGATCGGCTGCCAATTCCGGGCCTGTATGTGCTCTGCTTTTTTACCGGCATGTTCGTCAACGCCATTGTGGCTGTGGGCTTTACCGCCACCAAAGAGCTTTTTCCGGTCAGTATCGCCGGAACATCCACCGGACTGGCCAACTTCTTCCCCTTCCTGGGAGGAGCCCTCCTCCAGCCCCTCATGGGGTACCTGCTCGAACAGGCCGGAAAGCCCGGCGAGATGGGCCAAAACTTTACCGTAGCAGGCTTTCGCCGCGCCTTTTCCGCCATGCTCGTCTGTGCCGTTATCGCCTTCCTGGCCAGTTTGTTCATTCGGGAGACGATGGCGAAGGAGGGAGGAGGGGGATACCAGATACAAAAACGTAACCCACCCTTACAAAAATGA